A genomic window from Streptomyces sp. MST-110588 includes:
- a CDS encoding TlyA family RNA methyltransferase, with amino-acid sequence MAGVARRRLDAELVRRKLARSREHASQLIAAGRVTVGGTTATKPATQVETAAALVVRADEDDPDYVSRGGHKLAGALKAFLPLGLEVGGRRALDAGASTGGFTDVLLRAGAGHVVAVDVGYGQLAWSLQSDDRVTVKDRTNVRELTLEDIDGTPVDLVVGDLSFIPLGLVLPALVRCAAPDADLVLMVKPQFEVGKERLGSGGVVRSAQLRAEAVRGVAARAAELGLGVAGVTASPLPGPSGNVEYFLWLRAGAPALDPADVDRAVAEGPR; translated from the coding sequence GTGGCAGGTGTGGCACGACGCCGACTCGACGCGGAGCTGGTGCGCCGCAAACTGGCCCGCTCCCGTGAGCACGCGAGCCAGCTCATCGCCGCGGGGCGGGTGACCGTCGGCGGGACGACGGCGACCAAGCCCGCCACTCAGGTGGAGACCGCCGCCGCGCTGGTCGTCCGGGCGGACGAGGACGACCCGGACTACGTCTCGCGCGGCGGCCACAAGCTCGCGGGCGCCCTGAAGGCGTTCCTGCCGCTCGGCCTGGAGGTCGGGGGGCGGCGGGCGCTGGACGCGGGCGCGTCCACGGGCGGCTTCACCGATGTGCTGCTGCGGGCCGGGGCGGGGCATGTCGTGGCCGTGGACGTCGGCTACGGACAGCTCGCCTGGTCGCTGCAGAGCGACGACCGGGTCACCGTGAAGGACCGGACGAACGTACGCGAATTGACGCTGGAGGACATCGACGGCACGCCCGTCGACCTCGTGGTCGGGGATCTGTCCTTCATTCCGCTGGGGCTGGTGCTGCCCGCGCTCGTACGCTGTGCGGCGCCCGACGCCGACCTGGTGCTGATGGTCAAGCCGCAGTTCGAGGTCGGCAAGGAGCGGCTGGGCAGCGGCGGGGTGGTGCGCAGCGCGCAGTTGCGGGCCGAAGCGGTACGGGGCGTGGCGGCGCGCGCGGCCGAGCTGGGCCTGGGCGTCGCCGGGGTGACCGCGAGCCCGCTGCCCGGACCGTCCGGCAATGTCGAGTACTTTCTGTGGCTGCGCGCCGGGGCGCCTGCACTCGACCCGGCGGACGTCGACCGTGCAGTGGCGGAGGGGCCCCGTTGA